A window from Leptothermofonsia sichuanensis E412 encodes these proteins:
- the nusA gene encoding transcription termination factor NusA, which produces MSMVTLPGLRDMIDNISRERNLPKLAVQAALREALLKGYERYRRTQRMENPAFDDEYFANFEVELDVEEEGFRVLATKTIVEEVSDPDHEISLQEVREVAEEALPGQEVVLDVTPDQGEFGRMAAIQTKQVLAQKLRDQQRKLVQEEFQDLEGTVLQARVLRFERQSVIMAVSSGFGQPEVEAELLKRDQLPNDNYRANATFKVLLKRVSEGSHRGPQLLVSRADAGLVVYLFANEVPEIEDEIVRIVAVAREANPPSRFVGPRTKIAVDTLERDVDPVGACIGARGSRIQVVVNELRGEKIDVIRWSPDPATYIANALSPARVDEVRLVDPEGRQAHVLVAEDQLSLAIGKEGQNVRLAARLTGWKIDIKDSAKYDYEAENSKIAAALEERRQAQAAAAEPVDEDEMEAEAIEVDAIDLESGEESPIEEEMQSAGATADGSGFESDAALERP; this is translated from the coding sequence ATGTCCATGGTCACTCTCCCCGGACTCCGAGACATGATTGACAACATCAGCCGCGAGCGAAACCTTCCCAAGCTGGCAGTTCAGGCTGCCCTTAGAGAAGCCCTGCTCAAGGGATATGAGCGTTACCGCCGGACTCAACGTATGGAAAACCCTGCGTTTGATGACGAATACTTTGCCAACTTTGAGGTGGAGTTGGACGTTGAAGAAGAGGGATTTCGTGTTCTGGCGACCAAAACTATTGTGGAAGAGGTATCGGATCCCGATCACGAAATTTCGCTTCAGGAAGTGCGCGAAGTGGCAGAAGAGGCGCTCCCAGGTCAGGAAGTTGTTCTGGATGTCACTCCAGACCAGGGTGAATTTGGTCGGATGGCAGCGATTCAAACAAAGCAGGTTCTAGCGCAGAAATTGCGTGATCAGCAGCGCAAGCTTGTACAGGAAGAGTTTCAAGATCTGGAAGGAACAGTGCTTCAGGCACGGGTACTGCGGTTTGAGCGGCAATCTGTGATCATGGCAGTCAGCAGCGGTTTTGGGCAGCCAGAGGTTGAGGCGGAACTGCTGAAGCGCGACCAGCTCCCCAATGACAACTATCGGGCAAATGCCACGTTCAAGGTGCTTCTGAAACGAGTTTCTGAAGGATCCCATCGCGGTCCACAACTGCTGGTGTCCAGGGCAGATGCCGGACTAGTTGTATACTTGTTTGCCAATGAAGTCCCCGAAATTGAAGACGAAATCGTCCGTATCGTGGCAGTAGCGCGTGAAGCGAACCCACCCTCTCGCTTTGTTGGACCCCGTACAAAAATTGCTGTTGACACCCTGGAACGAGATGTTGATCCCGTGGGAGCCTGCATTGGTGCCAGAGGTTCGCGAATCCAGGTTGTTGTTAATGAATTGCGCGGCGAGAAGATTGACGTTATCCGCTGGTCGCCTGACCCTGCCACTTACATAGCCAATGCCCTCAGTCCAGCCAGGGTTGATGAAGTCCGTCTGGTTGATCCGGAGGGTCGGCAGGCGCATGTCCTGGTGGCAGAAGATCAACTCAGTCTGGCGATTGGGAAGGAAGGACAAAATGTTCGTCTGGCGGCTCGATTAACGGGCTGGAAAATCGACATCAAAGACTCAGCCAAGTATGATTACGAAGCAGAGAACAGTAAGATTGCAGCAGCTCTGGAGGAACGTCGTCAGGCACAGGCAGCTGCCGCTGAGCCAGTGGATGAGGATGAAATGGAAGCAGAGGCCATT
- the rimP gene encoding ribosome maturation factor RimP — MTHPLIPQIIDLANPVADALGLEVVGAVFQTNQRPPILRVDIRNPDQDTSLDDCERMSHALEEVLDQTSIIPDAYVLEVSSPGISRTLTTDREFQSFKGFTVIVNTSEPYAGHQEWVGQLIRRDEASVHLNQKGRAIAIPVNLVTRVQLFEPD; from the coding sequence ATGACTCATCCATTGATTCCACAAATCATCGATCTGGCTAACCCAGTCGCAGATGCTCTGGGGTTGGAGGTGGTTGGGGCTGTTTTTCAAACAAACCAGCGTCCTCCAATTCTACGGGTGGATATTCGCAACCCTGATCAGGACACCAGTTTGGACGATTGTGAACGGATGAGCCATGCCCTGGAAGAAGTTTTAGACCAGACCAGCATTATTCCTGATGCTTATGTGCTTGAAGTATCCAGTCCTGGTATCTCCCGAACCCTGACAACGGATCGAGAATTTCAATCCTTTAAGGGATTTACTGTCATCGTCAACACCTCAGAACCCTATGCAGGGCATCAGGAGTGGGTTGGGCAGCTAATCCGTCGGGATGAAGCCTCTGTCCACCTGAACCAGAAGGGCCGGGCGATCGCAATTCCTGTGAACCTTGTTACCAGAGTCCAACTATTCGAGCCAGATTGA